The Sphaerospermopsis torques-reginae ITEP-024 genome has a window encoding:
- a CDS encoding DUF2795 domain-containing protein produces the protein MAVSAIDISRSLSGIDFPANKEDLVNHARQKNASQEVIDVLRQMPEREYENMADVEHEFGQVR, from the coding sequence GCAGTATCAGCAATTGATATTTCCAGAAGTCTTAGTGGCATAGATTTTCCTGCAAATAAAGAAGATTTGGTTAACCATGCCAGACAGAAAAATGCAAGTCAGGAAGTAATTGACGTTCTCCGACAAATGCCAGAGCGTGAATATGAAAACATGGCAGACGTGGAACACGAATTTGGTCAAGTTAGATAA
- a CDS encoding AAA family ATPase encodes MLKIVVNATKGGVGKTTVATNIALLLAQQNYRVWALDLAGRSRMGKFLESTGHFANDKNKIDIRETEPLPDSFPGANNYDFLVADTDDYYEVPVTVVTKPGWRLIVPVVPQYDPIGLEDIVKETASLLNFGLLVDIVPKARIIVNNRFPANDDYEQLHQNVSKLLQNSGIEEFLSSHWLPFVNLSPLDFTSDEIFSQSLRSVLAELDM; translated from the coding sequence GTGCTGAAAATAGTAGTAAATGCAACCAAGGGTGGAGTAGGAAAAACAACAGTTGCTACAAATATTGCTTTACTACTAGCCCAGCAAAACTACCGTGTTTGGGCTTTAGACTTGGCTGGAAGAAGCCGAATGGGTAAGTTCTTAGAATCTACAGGTCACTTTGCAAATGACAAAAATAAGATAGATATTAGAGAAACAGAACCCTTACCAGATTCTTTTCCTGGTGCAAATAATTATGACTTTCTGGTTGCGGATACAGACGATTACTATGAAGTACCTGTTACTGTAGTTACAAAACCAGGATGGAGGTTAATTGTTCCTGTTGTACCTCAGTATGATCCTATAGGATTAGAGGATATAGTTAAAGAAACGGCATCCCTCCTGAACTTTGGTCTTCTGGTTGATATTGTTCCGAAAGCCAGAATTATTGTTAACAATAGATTTCCGGCTAATGATGATTATGAGCAACTTCACCAGAACGTATCCAAATTGCTACAAAACTCTGGAATTGAGGAATTTTTATCTTCTCATTGGTTGCCGTTTGTAAACTTGTCCCCTTTAGACTTTACATCGGATGAAATATTCTCGCAAAGTCTACGCTCTGTTCTTGCTGAACTTGATATGTGA
- the fabD gene encoding ACP S-malonyltransferase: protein MTKTAWVFPGQGSQTLNMGMDLLDIASAKAKFEEAEAILGWSVSEICQNDEARLSRTLYTQPCLYVIESILADLLREKGEKPDLVAGHSLGEYIALYVAGVFDWCTGLQLVKRRAEIMDNTAGGMMAALLNFDREQLEKLIAETPDVVLANDNSPAQVVISGTPEALQTVMSNVKAKRALPLKVSGAFHSHLMQAASQEFQEILDSIVFQTAEVPVSSNVDPVPTTDAEILKQRLTQQMTGSVRWREIALQLPEFGITKVVEIGPGNVLTGLIKRTVDGVELKNIRNTGELPS from the coding sequence ATGACAAAAACTGCATGGGTGTTTCCCGGACAAGGTTCACAAACCTTAAACATGGGAATGGATCTACTAGATATAGCGTCTGCTAAGGCAAAATTTGAAGAAGCTGAAGCAATTTTAGGGTGGTCTGTGAGTGAAATTTGTCAAAATGACGAAGCAAGATTATCACGCACACTTTACACCCAACCTTGTTTATATGTGATCGAAAGTATTCTTGCGGACTTATTACGAGAAAAAGGAGAAAAACCAGATTTAGTTGCCGGTCACAGTTTAGGAGAATATATTGCTCTTTATGTTGCTGGTGTTTTTGACTGGTGTACAGGTTTACAATTAGTTAAACGTCGTGCAGAAATTATGGATAATACTGCTGGGGGAATGATGGCAGCATTACTTAATTTTGATCGGGAACAATTAGAAAAATTAATTGCAGAAACCCCGGATGTAGTGTTAGCAAATGATAATAGTCCCGCACAAGTCGTAATTTCAGGAACTCCCGAAGCTTTACAAACTGTAATGTCTAATGTCAAAGCAAAACGGGCATTACCTTTAAAAGTTTCCGGTGCATTTCATTCCCATTTAATGCAAGCAGCATCACAGGAATTTCAAGAAATATTAGATAGCATAGTTTTCCAAACAGCAGAAGTTCCCGTTTCTTCTAATGTTGATCCTGTGCCTACAACTGATGCAGAAATTTTAAAACAGCGTTTAACTCAACAAATGACTGGTTCAGTACGGTGGAGAGAAATTGCATTACAATTACCAGAATTTGGTATTACAAAAGTAGTAGAAATTGGACCAGGTAACGTTTTAACTGGTTTGATTAAGCGGACTGTTGATGGTGTGGAATTGAAGAATATTCGTAATACTGGAGAGTTGCCAAGTTAG